In a genomic window of Streptomyces katrae:
- a CDS encoding peptidoglycan DD-metalloendopeptidase family protein translates to MNGPLSRVLAATAVLLSALSVPAATGSAEARPAELTAACPTTGWVSQHFHSGHNGVDIANDVGTPIYAVGDGEVTISGYTGDYGQWIRVLHPDGRISEYGHMSRRDVSVGDHVVAGQQIALMGAEGTDVDGSHLHLRIWGDRSTSYGIDPEVYLAERGVVLPCTPGSGPRPKPPVYPAESGRVVSARSADGRLEVFAAGADGVHHAWQQEVNGNWSAWEPLGGPGNAELAIAPNADGRLEMFALSGSTFQHRWQLSPSGGWSNWETFGGGGRDTAAGVNADGRIEVYASGPVGLFHRYQLAPNGGWSEWEATGGGPADSRVEMEKSPDGRLEVFALGADTFQHAYQTAPNGGWSTWETFGGGGHDLTVDHNADGRLEVFASGPNGVFHKCQTTTVSWSGWEGTGGPADAQLSSERTPDGRVEVFAMNGSTAMHTWQRAVNGAYGDWNAFGGGGTEVTAATNADGRMEVFGTNHTGTFHTWQTGFSTWSEWTWLNTTAGPTQG, encoded by the coding sequence GTGAACGGCCCCCTGAGCCGTGTCCTCGCGGCGACTGCCGTACTCCTTTCAGCGCTGTCGGTGCCGGCCGCCACGGGTTCGGCCGAGGCCCGGCCCGCCGAGCTCACCGCGGCCTGCCCGACCACCGGCTGGGTGTCCCAGCACTTCCACAGCGGCCACAACGGCGTCGACATCGCCAACGACGTCGGGACCCCGATCTACGCCGTCGGCGACGGCGAAGTGACCATCTCCGGATACACCGGCGACTACGGCCAGTGGATCCGCGTGCTGCACCCCGACGGGCGGATCTCCGAGTACGGGCACATGTCCCGCCGCGACGTCTCCGTGGGCGACCACGTCGTGGCAGGCCAGCAGATCGCCCTGATGGGCGCGGAGGGCACCGACGTCGACGGCTCCCACCTCCACCTGCGGATCTGGGGGGACCGGTCCACCTCCTACGGCATCGACCCCGAGGTCTACCTGGCGGAGCGCGGCGTCGTCCTGCCCTGCACCCCCGGCAGCGGGCCGCGCCCCAAGCCGCCGGTGTATCCGGCGGAGTCGGGCCGCGTGGTGTCGGCGCGGTCGGCGGACGGACGGCTGGAGGTGTTCGCCGCCGGCGCCGACGGGGTGCACCACGCCTGGCAGCAGGAAGTGAACGGCAACTGGTCGGCCTGGGAACCGCTCGGCGGGCCGGGCAACGCCGAACTGGCGATCGCGCCCAATGCCGACGGCCGTCTGGAGATGTTCGCCCTGTCGGGCAGCACCTTCCAGCACCGCTGGCAGCTCTCCCCCTCCGGCGGCTGGTCGAACTGGGAGACCTTCGGCGGTGGCGGCCGCGACACCGCGGCCGGTGTCAACGCCGACGGCCGCATCGAGGTCTACGCCTCAGGTCCGGTCGGCCTCTTCCACCGGTACCAACTCGCCCCCAACGGCGGGTGGTCGGAGTGGGAGGCCACCGGCGGCGGCCCCGCCGACAGCCGGGTGGAGATGGAGAAGTCGCCCGACGGCCGCCTGGAGGTCTTCGCCCTGGGCGCCGACACCTTCCAGCACGCCTACCAGACGGCCCCCAACGGCGGCTGGTCGACGTGGGAGACCTTCGGAGGCGGCGGCCACGACCTCACCGTCGACCACAATGCCGACGGCCGCCTGGAGGTGTTCGCCTCCGGCCCGAACGGGGTGTTCCACAAGTGCCAGACCACCACGGTCAGTTGGTCGGGCTGGGAGGGGACCGGCGGTCCCGCCGACGCGCAACTCAGCAGCGAACGCACACCGGACGGCCGGGTCGAGGTCTTCGCCATGAACGGCAGTACGGCCATGCACACCTGGCAGCGCGCCGTCAACGGGGCGTACGGCGACTGGAACGCCTTCGGCGGCGGCGGCACCGAGGTCACGGCGGCCACCAACGCCGACGGCCGGATGGAAGTCTTCGGCACCAACCACACCGGCACCTTCCACACATGGCAGACCGGCTTCTCCACCTGGTCCGAATGGACCTGGCTCAACACCACCGCCGGCCCCACCCAGGGCTGA
- a CDS encoding alpha/beta hydrolase-fold protein, with the protein MSAQHPSRRNILKTAGALTAAMAMGGAGVLAAASTASAVGDIPGLHITERGEQDPRMWYYRFQTSAIGGWTPAVNVLLPDGYHTSGRRYPVLYLLHGGLEDFITFDRFHDIRGLTAWKDLIVVMPDGGRAGWYSNPVSSNIGARNWEYFHIGQLIPWIDANFRTYAEYDGRAVSGFSMGGFGALKYAAKYYGHFASVSAHSGPANLRGGNGDLVTHWANASSAAVELNGGSIYGVPFWDQARVSADNPCERIESYRNKRVFLVAGTSPEDIQGYANETLVLATQREFKWNLDRAGIPYEQHEVGGGHYVRRDLLQDDINGIIDRLRKA; encoded by the coding sequence GTGAGCGCGCAGCACCCCAGCCGCAGGAACATCCTGAAGACCGCCGGTGCCCTCACGGCCGCGATGGCCATGGGCGGCGCGGGAGTCCTCGCCGCCGCGTCGACCGCTTCCGCCGTCGGTGACATTCCCGGCCTGCACATCACGGAACGCGGCGAGCAGGATCCCCGGATGTGGTACTACCGGTTCCAGACTTCCGCCATCGGCGGCTGGACCCCGGCCGTCAACGTGCTGCTCCCCGACGGCTACCACACCAGCGGGCGCCGCTACCCCGTCCTCTACCTGCTGCACGGTGGCCTGGAGGACTTCATCACCTTCGACCGGTTCCACGACATCCGGGGTCTGACCGCCTGGAAGGACCTCATCGTCGTGATGCCCGACGGCGGGCGCGCCGGCTGGTACTCCAACCCGGTGAGCTCCAACATCGGTGCCCGGAACTGGGAGTACTTCCACATCGGTCAGCTGATCCCGTGGATCGACGCGAACTTCCGCACCTACGCCGAATACGACGGCCGCGCCGTCTCCGGGTTCTCCATGGGCGGCTTCGGCGCCCTGAAGTACGCGGCCAAGTACTACGGCCACTTCGCCTCGGTCAGCGCCCACTCCGGCCCGGCCAACCTGCGCGGGGGCAACGGTGACCTGGTGACCCACTGGGCCAACGCCTCCTCCGCCGCGGTGGAACTGAACGGCGGCAGCATCTATGGCGTGCCCTTCTGGGACCAGGCCCGGGTCAGCGCGGACAACCCGTGCGAGCGCATCGAGAGCTACCGGAACAAGCGGGTCTTCCTGGTCGCCGGTACCAGCCCCGAGGACATCCAGGGTTACGCCAATGAAACCCTGGTGCTGGCCACCCAGCGGGAGTTCAAGTGGAACCTCGACCGCGCGGGCATCCCCTACGAGCAGCACGAGGTGGGCGGCGGTCACTATGTCCGCCGGGATCTGCTGCAGGACGACATCAACGGCATCATCGACCGGCTGCGCAAGGCGTGA
- a CDS encoding penicillin acylase family protein → MARRRFRARLPMVATAAVAAVLSTMAATGAPAPGQAPDKPTIRYTEYGIPHIIASDWAGLGTGYGYAAAKDNICTLADTYLMVNAQRSRYLGPDGKASPGEHQNTTTNLNSDLYFQRMNDNRVVERLIDLPAPGGPEPEVKEAIRGYVQGYNRYLAETGVDHITDPACRGKAWVRPITELDVYRHAHAEIIMGTADVLLDGQVNAAPPGASAAAPGAAPPASSAAETAAKIRDAMAVSRQQSMGSNALAVGSQGVSGGTSMLLANPHFPWQGKNRMWQSQLTIPGRINVSGASLLGFPAVNIGHNDDVAWSHTVATVAPFGLFDVQVDPLNPTNYLVDGAWEAMTSQQVGVDVLNADGSIGRVNRTLWATRYGPITTQVLTVPLPWVVSAHAVRDVNMDNLRALNTWFHLDQAKDVDEVVNTLETTQGVPFFNTVASDRKGNALYADIQATPNITDEHAQSCLTLTGQALFNQVLRLPNVPPVSIFDGKRSACDWPADPNAVAPGLLDPHKQPRLIRKDFVGNANDSAWLAHPEQPLSFPRVMGDTAAPRSLRTQELILTAQKRINGTDGLPGRGFTPENMRQLLFADNSRAADLALDATVAMCRAQPFGLILVDGQLVNVSEACPILAGWKSHDFTADSRGSWLFENYWYALLGGQSVEKLPWRIPFDPNDPVHTPNSLDSGSSAVRDAFGRTVIAFRNAGIPLNAALSDVQKITRNGEQIPIHGAVHELGVLNVVTPGSVDGKMDITFGSSFVQQVRFTADGPPQASSVLAYSQSANPNSPHYADQTKLFSAGQWVTERFTEEQIAASPALEVKVLD, encoded by the coding sequence ATGGCGCGGAGGAGATTCAGAGCGAGGCTGCCGATGGTGGCCACGGCCGCGGTGGCGGCGGTGCTGAGCACGATGGCGGCCACCGGGGCGCCGGCTCCGGGACAGGCGCCCGACAAGCCGACCATCCGTTACACCGAGTACGGAATCCCGCACATCATCGCTTCCGACTGGGCGGGACTGGGCACGGGCTACGGATACGCCGCGGCCAAGGACAACATCTGCACCTTGGCCGACACCTATCTGATGGTCAACGCCCAGCGGTCCCGCTATCTGGGGCCGGACGGCAAGGCGAGCCCCGGCGAGCACCAGAACACCACGACGAACCTCAACAGCGACCTCTACTTCCAGCGGATGAACGACAACCGGGTGGTGGAGCGGCTGATCGACCTGCCCGCGCCGGGCGGGCCGGAGCCGGAGGTCAAGGAGGCCATTCGCGGCTACGTCCAGGGGTACAACAGGTACCTGGCCGAGACGGGCGTGGACCACATCACCGACCCGGCCTGCCGCGGCAAGGCGTGGGTGCGGCCGATCACGGAGCTGGACGTCTACCGGCACGCGCACGCCGAGATCATCATGGGCACCGCGGACGTGCTGCTCGACGGCCAGGTGAACGCGGCTCCCCCGGGGGCTTCGGCCGCCGCTCCGGGCGCCGCCCCGCCGGCCTCCTCGGCCGCGGAGACCGCGGCGAAGATCCGCGACGCTATGGCGGTCAGCCGGCAGCAGAGCATGGGCAGCAACGCGCTGGCGGTCGGCTCGCAGGGCGTGTCCGGGGGCACGAGCATGCTGCTCGCGAATCCGCACTTCCCCTGGCAGGGCAAGAACCGGATGTGGCAGAGCCAGCTGACGATCCCGGGCAGGATCAATGTCTCCGGGGCCAGCCTGCTCGGCTTCCCCGCGGTGAACATCGGGCACAACGACGATGTCGCCTGGAGCCACACCGTCGCCACGGTGGCCCCCTTCGGGCTGTTCGACGTACAGGTCGATCCGCTGAACCCGACCAACTACCTGGTCGACGGCGCCTGGGAGGCGATGACCTCACAGCAGGTCGGTGTCGACGTGCTGAACGCGGACGGCTCCATCGGCAGGGTCAACAGGACCTTGTGGGCGACGCGTTACGGCCCGATCACCACACAGGTGCTGACCGTGCCGCTGCCCTGGGTGGTCAGCGCGCACGCGGTGCGCGACGTGAACATGGACAACTTGCGGGCGCTGAACACCTGGTTCCACCTCGACCAGGCCAAGGACGTCGACGAGGTGGTGAACACCCTGGAGACCACGCAGGGCGTCCCCTTCTTCAACACCGTCGCCTCCGACCGCAAGGGCAACGCCCTGTACGCGGACATCCAGGCCACCCCGAACATCACCGACGAGCACGCCCAGTCGTGCCTGACCCTGACCGGGCAGGCTCTGTTCAACCAGGTGCTGCGGCTGCCGAACGTGCCGCCGGTCTCCATCTTCGACGGCAAACGCAGCGCGTGTGACTGGCCCGCCGATCCGAACGCGGTCGCACCGGGGCTGCTGGACCCGCACAAGCAGCCGCGGCTGATCCGCAAGGACTTCGTCGGCAACGCCAACGACAGCGCCTGGCTGGCCCACCCCGAGCAACCGCTGTCCTTCCCCCGGGTGATGGGCGACACGGCGGCGCCCCGGTCGCTGCGCACCCAGGAGTTGATCCTGACCGCGCAGAAGCGGATCAACGGAACCGACGGCCTGCCCGGCCGGGGGTTCACGCCGGAGAACATGCGGCAGCTGCTGTTCGCCGACAACAGCCGGGCCGCCGATCTGGCCCTCGACGCCACGGTGGCGATGTGCCGGGCACAGCCCTTCGGGCTCATCCTGGTGGACGGCCAGCTGGTCAACGTGAGCGAGGCCTGCCCGATCCTGGCCGGGTGGAAGAGCCACGACTTCACGGCGGACAGCCGGGGGTCCTGGCTGTTCGAGAACTACTGGTACGCCCTGCTCGGCGGCCAGTCGGTGGAGAAGCTGCCGTGGCGGATCCCCTTCGACCCCAACGACCCGGTGCACACCCCCAACTCGCTGGACTCCGGGAGCTCCGCCGTCCGCGACGCGTTCGGCCGGACGGTCATCGCCTTCCGCAACGCGGGGATCCCGCTGAACGCGGCGTTGTCGGACGTACAGAAGATCACGCGCAACGGCGAGCAGATCCCGATCCACGGGGCGGTCCACGAGCTGGGCGTGCTGAACGTGGTCACCCCCGGCTCGGTCGACGGCAAGATGGACATCACCTTCGGCTCCAGCTTCGTCCAGCAGGTGCGGTTCACCGCCGACGGTCCGCCGCAGGCCTCTTCCGTACTGGCCTACTCCCAGTCGGCCAACCCGAATTCACCGCACTACGCCGACCAGACCAAGTTGTTCTCGGCCGGCCAGTGGGTGACCGAGCGGTTCACCGAGGAGCAGATCGCTGCCTCGCCGGCATTGGAGGTCAAGGTCCTGGACTGA